A stretch of the Aegilops tauschii subsp. strangulata cultivar AL8/78 chromosome 4, Aet v6.0, whole genome shotgun sequence genome encodes the following:
- the LOC109743280 gene encoding zinc finger BED domain-containing protein RICESLEEPER 2-like, whose product MEKKKERSLTSILGKEPAIGKKKKGRSKTSSSMDASIEPSVRSKANPSIVLVDPLVRAKQQVRALPPPPPPRRLPDNKGIGARAAAVVASGWTGSANTSVTPTSSAEAESWEHELEEDRVQEQDEEEKDENVYVPADESESEEEENSYDLRDDMSEDEMDIVQSPGGETGVFVVSSEEDNARTGEKHKKGVKVKRKVTTKGSSKSSTSRESSDCWTFFEKVMVKSEKDPKVEELKAKCMHCHNLYIYVQGSSTTTLNRHMKKCKIFKNKVATKLIQSRLGYKPSNVRGESGLPLGVPSNGYEHTTMKELIAKMVAVHNYSFRMVEHEWFNIVMKYSNPLYQEIGRKAIRAECLRVFNKEKEILKAALKNVDHISLTTDMWTSNQTISYMCVVAHYIDKHWRMQTRVLAFMELDPPHSGNVMAVALFECVTEWKIENKIVSITLDNASNNDSAVRDLKAMFSVRRGTDFEAKYFHVRCCAHIVNLVVQDGTACMSTLVTNLRETVKYFKKSPSRLHKFVEICRSLGLKIGAHLTLDVCTRWSSTYKMLETGQPYRQALVSYADSDANYKWKPTNKEWDMFQLIEPLLFAFARVTTAFSGQSYPTANIFYPHIVSIKIALRKAMVHKDKTYNAMGHAMMDKFNKYWEEPNNVMVLATFLDPRYKMKYVDWCFGQIYDEDKAETELSAFKKDLDKLYEKFDSQKRQAEPQCKNTCNTSTSMPPADSEFLSFLSSTSTKRSKSELRNYMDDANEGMVATFNLLEWWKDVEEDDEEEDVEKVKLPKSVADCNY is encoded by the exons atggagaagaagaaagagaggTCATTGACCTCCATTCTTGGGAAGGAGCCAGCGATTGGAAAAAAGAAGAAGGGCAGAAGCAAGACCTCCAGCTCCATGGACGCCAGCATCGAGCCGTCCGTTCGCTCCAAGGCCAATCCAAGCATCGTCCTTGTTGACCCGCTTGTGAGGGCAAAGCAGCAGGTGCGAGCACTGCCACCCCCGCCTCCGCCTCGGCGTCTACCTGACAACAAAGGTATCGGCGCGCGGGCGGCAGCTGTTGTTGCATCCGGCTGGACCGGCTCCGCGAACACCTCCGTCACGCCTACTTCTTCGGCTGAAGCTGAGTCCTGG GAACATGAGCTGGAAGAGGATCGTGTCCAGGAGCAGGATGAGGAAGAGAAGGATGAGAATGTGTATGTGCCTGCTGATGAGTCCGAGTCTGAGGAAGAAGAGAACTCGTATGATCTTAGAGATGACATGTCAGAGGATGAAATGGATATTGTTCAGTCCCCTGGAGGTGAGACTGGTGTGTTTGTTGTTAGTTCAGAAGAAGACAATGCAAGAACAGGAGAGAAACACAAGAAAGGGGTGAAAGTCAAGCGCAAGGTCACTACCAAGGGTAGTAGCAAGTCCAGTACTAGCAGGGAGAGTTCAGATTGTTGGACTTTTTTTGAGAAGGTGATGGTGAAATCAGAAAAGGATCCTAAGGTTGAAGAGTTGAAGGCAAAGTGCATGCATTGCCACAATTTATACATATATGTTCAAGGTTCAAGCACCACAACACTTAATAGGCATATGAAGAAGTGtaagatcttcaagaacaaggTTGCGACGAAACTTATACAATCACGGCTTGGGTACAAGCCGTCCAATGTTAGAGGTGAATCCGGTCTTCCTCTAGGTGTGCCATCCAATGGGTATGAGCACACAACTATGAAGGAGTTGATTGCAAAAATGGTGGCTGTCCATAACTACTCATTCAGGATGGTGGAACATGAGTGGTTCAATATTGTGATGAAGTACTCGAACCCGCTATATCAAGAAATTGGTAGGAAGGCAATAAGAGCTGAGTGTTTGAGGGTTTTCAATAAAGAGAAGGAAATCCTTAAGGCAGCCCTGAAGAATGTGGACCACATTAGTCTCACTACAGATATGTGGACAAGTAACCAAACCATTTCTTATATGTGTGTAGTGGCACACTATATAGATAAACATTGGAGGATGCAGACTCGTGTGCTTGCGTTCATGGAGTTGGACCCCCCTCACAGCGGAAACGTCATGGCTGTTGCGTTGTTTGAATGTGTGACTGAATGGAAGATAGAAAACAAGATAGTGTCCATCACACTAGACAATGCATCAAACAATGATTCAGCTGTTAGAGATTTGAAGGCAATGTTTTCTGTTCGAAGAGGGACAGACTTTGAAGCCAAATATTTCCATGTCCGGTGTTGTGCTCACATTGTCAACTTGGTAGTGCAGGATGGGACAGCCTGCATGAGCACTTTGGTAACGAACCTAAGGGAGACAGTGAAGTACTTCAAGAAGTCCCCTTCCCGGCTGCACAAATTTGTTGAGATTTGCAGGAGTTTAGGCCTTAAAATTGGAGCGCATTTGACCCTAGATGTTTGCACGAGGTGGAGTTCTACATACAAGATGTTGGAAACTGGCCAACCATATAGGCAAGCCTTGGTGTCTTATGCTGATTCGGATGCCAACTACAAGTGGAAGCCTACAAACAAAGAATGGGATATGTTTCAGCTTATTGAACCATTGTTGTTTGCTTTTGCTAGAGTGACTACAGCCTTTTCGGGTCAATCATATCCCACCGCCAACATATTTTACCCCCACATTGTGAGTATCAAAATTGCTTTGAGAAAAGCCATGGTTCATAaggacaaaacctacaatgctaTGGGACATGCTATGATGGACAAGTTCAACAAATATTGGGAAGAACCAAACAATGTCATGGTTCTTGCCACTTTCCTGGATCCAAGGTACAAAATGAAGTACGTGGATTGGTGCTTTGGGCAGATCTATGATGAGGATAAGGCTGAAACTGAGTTGTCTGCATTCAAGAAAGATTTGGACAAGTTGTATGAGAAATTTGATTCTCAAAAGAGGCAAGCTGAACCTCAATGCAAGAATACTTGCAATACAAGTACCTCAATGCCACCTGCAGATTCTGAGTTTCTCTCATTCTTATCATCCACTTCTACAAAACGATCTAAGAGTGAATTGAGAAACTATATGGATGATGCAAATGAGGGTATGGTTGCCACTTTCAATCTGCTAGAGTGGTGGAAG GATGTGGAAgaagatgatgaggaggaggatgtggagaagGTCAAATTGCCTAAAAGTGTGGCAGATTGCAACTACTAG